In the Flagellimonas sp. HMM57 genome, one interval contains:
- a CDS encoding LacI family DNA-binding transcriptional regulator, protein MKRITIKDVAKRLNVSISSVSRAFNDKYDIKKETRELILTTAKEMGYSPNPIAKKLSQNKTFNIGVVVPEFISEFFSEIIMAVQEVFINEGYQVLVMQSEESPIQELKNVKTLINNMIDGLIIAPATESNNMEYYLEQKQNGYPIVFLGRVEESLQADKVLFNNQKWSFFATEHLISQGYKKIYHLAGHKNLCVSNERIKGFLKAIRKHKFPKGNYKIIETGLLAKEGIEIIEDLIYKHDLPDAFYCENDLVAIGAMKKLKDNGYRVPEDIAIMGFTETRMAELVTPPLSSVKQPTFEMGRRAAELLLELMKHKSQKTKTIVLNGELKIRRSSTRNVANLIN, encoded by the coding sequence ATGAAACGTATAACTATAAAGGATGTTGCTAAAAGGCTCAATGTTTCCATCTCTTCTGTTTCAAGAGCGTTTAACGATAAATATGATATTAAGAAAGAAACTAGGGAACTTATTTTAACTACCGCAAAGGAAATGGGCTATTCTCCAAACCCTATTGCCAAAAAATTGAGCCAGAACAAAACATTTAATATCGGCGTTGTTGTACCTGAGTTCATAAGTGAGTTTTTCTCGGAAATTATAATGGCAGTGCAAGAAGTGTTTATAAATGAAGGCTATCAAGTATTGGTAATGCAATCTGAAGAAAGTCCGATACAGGAATTAAAAAATGTTAAAACTTTGATTAACAATATGATTGATGGGCTAATAATTGCCCCAGCGACAGAAAGTAATAATATGGAATACTATTTGGAACAAAAACAAAATGGATACCCAATAGTTTTTTTGGGAAGGGTGGAGGAATCATTGCAAGCAGACAAAGTGCTTTTTAATAACCAAAAATGGAGTTTTTTTGCTACGGAACATTTAATATCACAAGGTTATAAAAAAATATACCATCTAGCTGGACACAAGAACTTATGCGTTTCAAACGAAAGGATCAAAGGATTTTTAAAAGCTATCAGAAAACACAAATTTCCAAAAGGGAATTACAAGATTATAGAAACAGGATTATTGGCTAAAGAAGGTATAGAAATCATTGAAGACCTTATTTACAAGCATGATTTGCCTGACGCTTTTTATTGTGAAAACGATTTAGTGGCCATTGGTGCAATGAAAAAATTGAAGGATAATGGATATCGTGTTCCTGAGGATATAGCTATCATGGGGTTTACGGAGACTCGAATGGCAGAATTGGTCACTCCTCCCCTAAGCAGTGTGAAACAGCCTACTTTCGAAATGGGCAGGCGAGCCGCAGAACTTCTATTAGAACTAATGAAACATAAATCACAGAAAACCAAGACCATTGTTCTAAATGGGGAATTAAAAATTAGAAGGTCGTCCACTAGAAATGTTGCCAATCTGATCAATTGA
- a CDS encoding TonB-dependent receptor — MKKLLFVMFFLSISGMLWSQEKQITGTVKDTDGMPLPGATIVVQGTTNGTQTDFDGNYTIKVAEGSVLSFSYIGFASQSITVGSSSTINITLEEDSAQLDEVVVVGYGTQKAVNLTGSVETVKAEEITRQPVIQTSQALAGLVPGLTAVQGSGQPGNDGATLRIRGLGTIGSGDNNNPLVLVDGIPDDINGLDPSDIKSISVLKDASASAIYGSRAANGVILITTNRGRDGVLQATYNTYVGVQGQTQNLNFANASEYLQAFNDADPAGVPQETLDAYREGVGLGTEALPDTDWLDLLFSEQGLQQYHNFSVRGGSEKARLAASISYTNQEGNIPNFDFERFTGRFNTDLKFSEKFDVAFDINFRRDVNTQPASLQDVIRQANRLSPTFIAINDNGTWGEGFSGGNPVALVNTGSEDERIVNYFRGVLKATYRPIEELSLTATYAPQYTGISRNDFNRPWVWQSSSNADPVQLGLSSVAQEKQERFIDNFNFIVNYSKDFGDHSVSGLVGYEFIKDQSETFGAARGGFVIPDFRTLNNGDADTATNFGRATVSGLESVFGRVNYAYKGKYLLEANVRRDASSRFAPGFRSATFPSVSLGWRVTEEDFFPEDSFVSNLKFRSSWGQLGNQFIFANLTENGVNIQDYFGNPLSVPINFIFQSQFGVGNANPVLGGAATVGGAQPNLANSELEWEVSETFNVGVDAAFFDNRLTFTGEYYVRTTKDILLGVTLQPSTGFASVPPQNAGEVQNKGWDFSIGWQGAIGDNFTYGINANYFFFENEVTDLGGLDELPPADTITRVGESIGAIFGFREEGLYQESDFDADGNLNAGLPVPSFGDFQAGDIRFADISGPDGVPDGIINNDDRTIIGNSIDTSNWGVDVFAKYKSFDVSVSVIGAGGRDVFLRDDIGWSFFNAGKIQRWQLDYWTPTNTDASLPRPTALSSHHNFRVTETWVHDASYVRVRNITLGYELPDLNGTSVRLFVSGQNLFTFDKLPEGIDPLVPNFNTGNFFPIAKVYTAGLNVRF, encoded by the coding sequence ATGAAAAAGCTACTCTTTGTTATGTTTTTTCTATCCATTAGCGGGATGCTGTGGTCACAGGAAAAGCAAATAACAGGTACAGTGAAGGACACGGACGGTATGCCTCTTCCTGGTGCCACTATTGTTGTCCAAGGAACAACAAATGGTACTCAAACTGATTTTGACGGGAATTATACGATTAAAGTCGCTGAAGGAAGTGTATTGTCATTTTCTTACATTGGCTTTGCTTCGCAAAGCATTACAGTCGGGAGCAGTTCTACCATAAACATTACCTTAGAGGAAGATTCTGCCCAACTAGATGAGGTGGTTGTGGTTGGGTATGGCACCCAAAAGGCAGTGAATCTCACTGGGTCGGTAGAGACGGTAAAGGCTGAGGAAATTACTAGGCAACCTGTCATACAAACTTCACAGGCCTTAGCCGGACTGGTGCCAGGATTAACCGCGGTGCAGGGCAGTGGGCAACCTGGTAATGACGGGGCTACCCTACGTATAAGGGGGCTTGGTACAATAGGTTCGGGGGATAACAACAATCCATTGGTTTTGGTTGATGGAATTCCAGATGATATTAATGGTCTAGATCCTTCTGATATTAAATCCATTTCGGTTTTAAAAGATGCTTCGGCTTCAGCTATTTATGGGTCTAGGGCTGCGAATGGTGTAATACTGATTACTACAAATAGGGGTAGGGATGGTGTTTTGCAAGCAACGTACAATACGTATGTAGGTGTGCAGGGGCAAACCCAAAACTTGAATTTTGCCAATGCATCGGAATATCTCCAAGCATTTAACGATGCCGACCCAGCTGGTGTTCCTCAGGAAACTCTCGATGCTTACAGAGAAGGTGTGGGTTTAGGAACAGAAGCTTTGCCAGATACAGATTGGCTTGACCTATTGTTTTCTGAGCAGGGTTTGCAGCAGTATCATAACTTTAGTGTTAGGGGAGGGTCTGAAAAAGCAAGGCTTGCAGCTTCTATCTCCTACACGAATCAAGAAGGAAATATTCCAAATTTCGACTTTGAGAGGTTTACAGGGAGGTTTAATACGGATTTAAAATTTAGTGAAAAATTTGATGTTGCTTTTGATATTAATTTTAGGCGAGACGTTAATACCCAGCCCGCATCATTGCAAGATGTTATCCGTCAAGCTAATCGTTTGAGTCCTACGTTTATCGCTATAAATGATAATGGGACTTGGGGAGAAGGTTTTAGTGGAGGAAATCCGGTTGCACTTGTGAATACGGGCTCAGAAGACGAAAGAATAGTAAATTATTTTAGAGGAGTTCTTAAAGCTACGTATAGACCTATTGAAGAATTGTCGCTAACCGCTACATATGCTCCACAGTATACGGGTATCAGTCGTAATGATTTTAACCGACCATGGGTATGGCAAAGTAGTTCAAATGCAGACCCTGTACAACTTGGTTTATCTTCAGTGGCCCAAGAGAAACAAGAACGTTTTATTGATAACTTTAATTTTATCGTAAATTATAGCAAAGATTTTGGAGACCACAGTGTGTCTGGTCTTGTGGGGTATGAATTTATAAAAGACCAATCCGAAACATTTGGAGCTGCTAGAGGTGGGTTTGTTATACCAGATTTTCGTACGTTGAATAACGGAGATGCCGATACTGCGACTAACTTTGGAAGAGCTACGGTCAGTGGTTTGGAATCGGTATTTGGGAGGGTGAATTATGCCTATAAGGGGAAGTATTTGCTTGAAGCCAATGTAAGAAGGGATGCCTCTTCAAGATTTGCCCCAGGATTCAGATCTGCAACTTTCCCTTCTGTATCCTTAGGTTGGCGTGTAACAGAGGAAGATTTTTTTCCAGAAGACTCTTTTGTTTCAAACCTGAAATTTAGAAGTTCGTGGGGGCAATTGGGGAATCAATTTATCTTTGCCAATCTTACAGAAAATGGGGTCAATATCCAAGACTATTTTGGCAATCCACTTTCCGTTCCTATCAACTTTATTTTTCAATCGCAGTTTGGTGTAGGGAATGCAAACCCAGTTCTTGGTGGGGCCGCCACCGTCGGAGGGGCGCAACCTAACTTGGCAAACTCTGAACTGGAATGGGAAGTATCAGAAACATTTAATGTAGGGGTCGATGCTGCTTTTTTTGATAATAGATTGACCTTTACCGGTGAATACTATGTCAGAACAACAAAGGATATCCTACTTGGAGTGACTTTACAACCTTCAACAGGTTTTGCATCCGTACCCCCACAAAATGCCGGGGAGGTTCAAAACAAAGGATGGGACTTTTCCATAGGATGGCAAGGTGCTATCGGGGATAACTTTACCTACGGAATCAATGCCAATTACTTCTTTTTTGAGAATGAGGTCACAGATTTGGGGGGACTGGATGAGTTGCCGCCAGCAGATACAATCACCAGGGTTGGAGAAAGTATAGGTGCAATATTTGGGTTTAGAGAGGAAGGATTGTATCAAGAGAGCGATTTTGATGCTGATGGTAACCTAAACGCTGGATTACCGGTCCCGAGTTTTGGCGACTTTCAAGCAGGAGACATAAGATTTGCAGATATTTCCGGTCCAGATGGTGTTCCAGATGGGATTATTAATAATGATGACCGTACAATAATCGGTAATAGTATTGATACAAGTAATTGGGGTGTTGATGTCTTTGCAAAGTATAAAAGTTTCGATGTATCAGTTTCAGTAATAGGCGCTGGTGGTAGAGATGTGTTTTTACGTGATGATATAGGATGGTCCTTCTTCAACGCCGGTAAAATTCAAAGATGGCAATTGGATTACTGGACTCCCACAAATACGGATGCTTCATTGCCAAGACCAACAGCATTAAGTTCACATCATAATTTTAGGGTAACTGAAACTTGGGTGCATGATGCTTCTTATGTGCGAGTTAGAAATATCACTCTCGGGTATGAATTGCCTGATCTTAACGGCACATCCGTTAGATTGTTCGTTTCGGGCCAAAACCTATTTACCTTTGATAAGTTGCCTGAGGGTATAGATCCTTTAGTGCCAAACTTTAACACGGGGAATTTTTTCCCTATAGCTAAGGTATATACTGCAGGCTTAAATGTTAGATTTTAA
- a CDS encoding RagB/SusD family nutrient uptake outer membrane protein, with amino-acid sequence MKKLKLILVLCLVMTGISSCADNVLDLEDPSAPADTNFFSTEAELEIALGGIYESLAYVRGVPFPQLLDHVTDLGFSRGGVVGTGDVTQGSLSSTSDITEAYWENFYIGVQRANTLLANMSRAEEVSDPDRFNEIRAEALFLRAYFYSYLVELYGDVPLRLDIVTSLNDENLVLSRTPKAEVVAQILGDLDIAAGILPTNAAERGRTSANATNALASRIALYNGDYSLAISKAEEVQNAGVSLYPDYESLFLPENIDAEEILLSVNFAEGAKIHRLSVEQGSRFGGWARLVPLQPTLDTYETINGLPIDEDPAFDAVNPFENRDPRMKATIVTPGDVWTNHEYYQHSDSLACWRIENGQRVERVFNANSANPSGVSIVDNVLDPVSGTFREFDSGGSNQFTSFTGYIWKKFSDEPALAGERAFPATQSEQPLTLIRYAEVLLNFAEAKIESGNIDQATLNAINAVRERGYNGSGITYPEVTTMDQAELRRIVRRERKVELANEGLRLFDIRRWRTAEKVMNGAAVGGPANGFSVIGGDLGLVPVIDDDGHVTYPGAPIEPRGELGNFSYRDVEARLFQPARDYLWPIPQSEIDAAAGAGVEVQQNPGY; translated from the coding sequence ATGAAAAAACTAAAATTAATTCTTGTTTTGTGTCTTGTCATGACCGGAATATCCAGTTGTGCAGACAATGTATTGGATTTAGAAGATCCGAGCGCCCCAGCCGATACGAATTTTTTCTCTACCGAAGCAGAATTGGAAATTGCTTTGGGTGGTATATATGAAAGCTTGGCATATGTAAGAGGTGTTCCTTTTCCTCAACTTTTGGACCATGTAACCGATTTAGGCTTTAGTAGGGGCGGTGTTGTGGGTACTGGAGATGTGACCCAAGGTAGTTTATCATCAACAAGTGATATAACCGAAGCGTATTGGGAAAACTTTTATATAGGGGTGCAACGAGCCAACACATTATTGGCCAACATGTCTAGGGCCGAAGAAGTTAGTGACCCAGACAGATTTAATGAAATTCGTGCTGAGGCTCTATTTTTAAGAGCCTATTTTTACAGTTACTTAGTTGAATTGTACGGAGATGTACCGTTGAGACTAGACATTGTAACATCTTTGAATGATGAAAATTTGGTTTTGTCTAGAACACCTAAAGCAGAGGTGGTTGCCCAAATATTGGGAGATTTAGATATTGCAGCAGGCATACTGCCAACTAACGCAGCTGAAAGAGGTAGGACTTCTGCAAATGCAACCAATGCCTTAGCTTCTAGAATTGCACTATATAATGGCGACTACAGCCTTGCCATAAGTAAAGCGGAAGAAGTTCAAAATGCGGGTGTATCGTTATACCCTGATTATGAATCATTGTTTCTTCCAGAAAATATTGATGCAGAGGAGATTTTGCTAAGTGTCAATTTTGCGGAAGGAGCAAAAATACATCGCTTGTCAGTAGAACAAGGCTCGCGTTTTGGTGGATGGGCCCGATTGGTACCACTTCAACCAACGTTGGATACCTATGAGACCATAAATGGATTGCCAATAGACGAAGATCCAGCTTTTGATGCAGTAAACCCTTTTGAAAATAGAGACCCAAGGATGAAAGCAACTATTGTGACCCCTGGTGATGTATGGACCAACCATGAATATTATCAGCATAGTGATAGTCTAGCTTGTTGGAGAATAGAAAATGGTCAGAGAGTAGAACGTGTTTTTAACGCCAACTCAGCTAATCCTTCAGGTGTTAGCATTGTCGATAATGTTCTTGATCCAGTTTCAGGTACCTTCAGGGAATTTGATAGTGGAGGGTCTAACCAGTTTACCTCGTTCACAGGTTATATATGGAAAAAATTCTCAGATGAGCCGGCCTTGGCTGGAGAACGTGCGTTCCCTGCTACCCAGTCCGAGCAACCATTAACCCTAATACGTTATGCAGAGGTATTGTTAAACTTTGCCGAAGCTAAAATAGAATCTGGAAACATTGACCAGGCGACATTGAATGCTATCAATGCGGTAAGGGAGCGCGGATATAATGGTTCGGGCATCACTTATCCTGAAGTTACGACTATGGATCAAGCAGAACTTAGAAGGATAGTCAGACGTGAACGTAAGGTGGAGTTGGCCAATGAGGGTCTCCGTTTATTTGATATTAGAAGATGGCGTACTGCTGAAAAAGTAATGAATGGAGCAGCTGTAGGTGGCCCAGCCAATGGATTCAGTGTGATTGGTGGAGATTTAGGATTGGTTCCCGTCATAGATGATGATGGACACGTCACATATCCTGGTGCTCCTATAGAACCAAGAGGAGAGCTGGGGAATTTTAGTTATAGGGATGTAGAGGCAAGGCTTTTTCAGCCAGCAAGAGATTATTTATGGCCCATACCTCAGTCAGAAATTGATGCCGCGGCCGGCGCTGGAGTTGAAGTACAGCAAAATCCCGGTTATTGA